A region of Polyangium spumosum DNA encodes the following proteins:
- a CDS encoding aromatic ring-hydroxylating oxygenase subunit alpha, whose protein sequence is MSLTFVLGGRILGVEVSRNMPQRTRGANHPLPLLEGAAPPLPRDCWYPIASARRVRERPLTVRRLGRALVLWRDAAGALVAHDARCPHRGADLGLGRVVSGELACPYHGFRFGADGACTAMPCEPDGKPSRRDLSIRRYEVREFRGLVWLWHGDDAGDRPPLPWFEELPASDRHGWDHEEEWPLPQLRVMEGMLDLHHAPFAHSRFLGGVGTVLDPYEVTVEGDTVRTFGTLRRPGDGAGRGFSAGMDARLPGVLRIRFGKRMMGIVAATPIDHDSTWIFARYFVEVPILGKLFAALSLWAEFGLVQPEDQRMLLSTSPREPDVRDHKLVRADLGIAQWHKLFSRAARGEVRERAS, encoded by the coding sequence ATGTCACTGACATTCGTCCTCGGGGGGCGCATCCTCGGCGTCGAGGTCTCGAGGAACATGCCACAACGGACACGCGGCGCGAACCATCCCCTTCCCCTGCTCGAGGGCGCGGCGCCACCGCTGCCGCGTGATTGCTGGTATCCGATCGCGTCCGCGCGTCGTGTCCGCGAGCGTCCGCTCACCGTCCGGCGGCTCGGCCGGGCCCTCGTGCTCTGGCGCGACGCGGCCGGCGCGCTCGTGGCGCATGACGCGCGATGCCCGCATCGCGGGGCGGATCTCGGCCTCGGGCGCGTGGTGTCGGGCGAGCTCGCGTGCCCGTATCACGGGTTTCGTTTCGGCGCCGACGGCGCGTGCACGGCAATGCCCTGCGAGCCCGACGGCAAGCCGAGCCGGCGGGATCTCTCGATTCGAAGGTACGAGGTCCGCGAGTTTCGTGGCCTCGTATGGCTCTGGCACGGGGACGACGCTGGAGATCGGCCGCCGCTGCCGTGGTTCGAGGAGCTGCCCGCGTCGGATCGGCATGGCTGGGACCACGAGGAGGAGTGGCCGCTCCCGCAGCTCCGGGTGATGGAGGGGATGCTCGATTTGCACCACGCGCCGTTCGCGCACAGCCGTTTTCTGGGCGGCGTCGGGACGGTGCTCGATCCGTACGAGGTGACGGTCGAGGGGGACACGGTGCGCACGTTCGGCACGCTGCGCAGGCCCGGGGACGGCGCGGGGCGAGGGTTCTCTGCGGGTATGGACGCGCGGCTGCCCGGCGTGTTGCGGATCCGCTTCGGGAAACGGATGATGGGTATCGTCGCGGCCACGCCGATCGACCACGACTCGACGTGGATCTTCGCGCGGTATTTCGTCGAGGTGCCGATCCTGGGCAAGCTCTTCGCGGCGCTCTCCTTGTGGGCCGAGTTCGGCCTGGTGCAGCCCGAGGATCAGCGCATGTTGCTGTCGACGTCGCCGCGCGAGCCCGACGTGCGCGACCACAAGCTCGTCCGCGCGGATCTAGGGATCGCGCAATGGCACAAGCTGTTCTCGCGGGCGGCGCGGGGGGAGGTGCGCGAGCGCGCCTCGTGA